The genomic segment AGCAAGGCGTAACCCGCCTGGATATTCTTGAATTTATTTCTCATGGCATCTCTAAAATCGACGAGCCATCACTTGCCCATGAAGGCGGTGATGAACTCGAAGAAGAAGAGGAAGAAGGCGAAGAGAAAAAGCGTCCCGACCCGCTTGCAAGCTTTACGGCCAATCTCAACGATCGAGCCCGAGAGGGGAAAATCGATCCCGTTGTTGGCCGTATCGACGAAATCAATCGAACTGTTCAGGTTCTTTGCCGTCGCCGCAAAAACAACCCGATTTTAGTGGGTGAACCAGGTGTTGGTAAAACAGCCATTGCCGAAGGCCTTGCGCTTGCGATTGTGGAAAAGAGTGTTCCAGAGGTTCTGGAAAACGAAGAGATTTTTGCGCTTGATATGGGCGCTCTTATCGCCGGAACGAAGTTTCGAGGAGAGTTTGAACAGCGGCTTAAAGCAGTTGTAAAAGCGATTCAGGAGCGCGGTAACGCGATTCTATTCATCGATGAGATTCATACCATTGTGGGAGCTGGCGCAGTAAGCGGTGGCACGCTCGATGCGAGTAATATTCTGAAGCCAGCTTTGGCATCCGGTGATTTTCGCGTGGTGGGTTCAACCACCTACAAAGAATTCCAAGGCGTGTTTGAAAGAGACCGCGCCCTGGCCCGTCGTTTTCAAAAAATCGATGTCGTGGAACCCACAGTCGAAGAGACCTTTAAGATTCTCCGAGGCTTGAAGACCAAATACGAAGAGCACCACGAAATTACCTATACGAACCAGGCACTGCGAACAGCAGCGGAGCTTGCTCATAAATATGTCAATGAGCGGTTTCTGCCGGATAAAGCCATCGATGTTATTGATGAAGCTGGTGCGAGTGTGCGGCTGATGCCCAAGGGCAAGCGGCAGAAAACCATTCGCCCGAAAGATATCGAAGCGGTCGTGGCAAAAATTGCCAGGGTTCCGCCTAGAAGCGTTTCAGGCTCCGATAAAGATAAACTTTCTCAGCTCGACCGAGATTTAAAGCTTTTGATTTACGGCCAGGACAAGGCTGTAGAATCCGTGGTGAGTGCCATTAAGCTCTCGCGTGCCGGGCTCGGTAGTCCGCGTCGGCCTGTGGGTTCGTTTTTGTTCAGCGGTCCAACAGGTGTTGGTAAAACTGAGCTCGCTCGCCAACTGGCAGCCTGTATGGGCGTCGAGATGCTCCGCTTTGATATGAGCGAGTATATGGAGAAGCACACTGTGAGCCGCCTTATTGGGGCGCCTCCAGGGTATGTTGGGTTTGATCAAGGCGGTCTCTTAACAGACGCAGTTATCAAGAACCCTCATGCAGTTCTCTTGCTCGATGAAATTGAAAAAGCGCACCCAGATCTTTTCAATGTGCTTTTGCAGGTCATGGATAATGCCACGCTTACGGACAACAATGGCC from the Deltaproteobacteria bacterium genome contains:
- the clpA gene encoding ATP-dependent Clp protease ATP-binding subunit ClpA is translated as MISRELEVVFKLALREAEVRRHDMVCVEHVLYAMSHDNWAMEILRHCGADIDDLRIRLETYLGEQVQVPEDRDYQIEQTLGLTRVLQRAAIHVQSSGKKEMDAGDFLAAVMREPESFAVYILSEQGVTRLDILEFISHGISKIDEPSLAHEGGDELEEEEEEGEEKKRPDPLASFTANLNDRAREGKIDPVVGRIDEINRTVQVLCRRRKNNPILVGEPGVGKTAIAEGLALAIVEKSVPEVLENEEIFALDMGALIAGTKFRGEFEQRLKAVVKAIQERGNAILFIDEIHTIVGAGAVSGGTLDASNILKPALASGDFRVVGSTTYKEFQGVFERDRALARRFQKIDVVEPTVEETFKILRGLKTKYEEHHEITYTNQALRTAAELAHKYVNERFLPDKAIDVIDEAGASVRLMPKGKRQKTIRPKDIEAVVAKIARVPPRSVSGSDKDKLSQLDRDLKLLIYGQDKAVESVVSAIKLSRAGLGSPRRPVGSFLFSGPTGVGKTELARQLAACMGVEMLRFDMSEYMEKHTVSRLIGAPPGYVGFDQGGLLTDAVIKNPHAVLLLDEIEKAHPDLFNVLLQVMDNATLTDNNGRKADFRNVVLIMTTNAGAFEMETGSIGFGSKSSSTDDAKGAIERTFTPEFRNRLDAWVPFTHLEKSTIGMIVDKMVAELEDQLSEKRVVLDLNDEARNWLGDRGYDRKFGARPMNRLIDREIRRKLADEILFGSLQSGGTVEIQANGDELELVFHPREKNTTSAKKEAAPVDH